The proteins below come from a single Mercenaria mercenaria strain notata chromosome 3, MADL_Memer_1, whole genome shotgun sequence genomic window:
- the LOC123524278 gene encoding ATP-dependent Clp protease proteolytic subunit-like: MFSNAVKSLCQVTVCRQVLTRYVHKSRCAHRPYYVPIVVEQTGRGERSYDIYSRLLKERIVMIMGQISDDISSLIIAQMLFLQSESATKPINLYINSPGGVVTSGLAIYDTMQYIQPPVATWCVGQAASMGSLLLAAGTSGMRYSLPNSRIMVHQVLGSAQGQATDIQIQAEEILRQKQRLNNIYAKHTNKPVELIETTMERDRFMTPEEAKNFGIIDHVLDKPPVIDENKK, translated from the exons gTAACAGTATGTCGACAAGTGTTAACACGGTATGTCCATAAATCCAGATGTGCTCACAGACCCTACTATGTCCCTATTGTTGTGGAGCAGACCGGAAGAGGCGAGAGGTCATATGATATTTACTCAAGACTTCTTAAAGAAAGAATTGTCATGATTATGGGTCAA ATTTCGGATGATATATCAAGTCTTATCATTGCACAGATGTTGTTCCTACAATCTGAGAGTGCAACTAAACCTATAAATTTGTATATAAACAGTCCAG GTGGGGTTGTAACATCAGGTCTTGCCATATATGATACAATGCAATACATTCAACCACCTGTTGCTACATGGTGTGTTGGCCAGGCTGCCAGTATGGGCTCCTTGTTACTGGCCGCAGGTACATCGGGAATGCGTTACTCATTACCTAATTCAAGAATCATGGTACATCAAGTGTTAGGTAGTGCTCAG GGTCAGGCCACAGATATACAGATACAAGCTGAGGAAATTCTCCGACAGAAACAGAGATTGAACAACATCTATGCTAAACACACAAACAAACCTGTGGAACTTATAG aaaccaCCATGGAAAGAGACAGGTTTATGACACCAGAGGAAGCAAAAAATTTTGGAATCATAGATCATGTCTTAGACAAGCCGCCAGTAATAGATGAAAATAAGAAATAG